In Bacteroidota bacterium, one DNA window encodes the following:
- a CDS encoding LytR C-terminal domain-containing protein, which yields MPARSSVCANYYYYRLLAKSVRSIFKRSGSRSKGQSTSPRFSSLLFWTFNLTAAAIVVALGWQFVERMFVKPPVSSTRERTDLLVRAGEHIQLNVLNGSGAANVARIYTDFLRARKFDVVSMSNYKTSTIEHTYIIDKVGDSSASHKIAYALGISPARIIVEPDSEAFVDAAVVIGKDFSATNPLR from the coding sequence ATGCCAGCCCGTTCCAGCGTCTGCGCTAATTACTACTATTATCGATTGTTGGCGAAGTCAGTACGATCCATTTTCAAGCGCTCCGGCTCCCGTTCCAAGGGGCAATCGACTTCCCCACGCTTTTCCTCGCTTCTCTTCTGGACATTTAACCTAACCGCTGCGGCAATTGTCGTTGCGCTCGGTTGGCAGTTCGTCGAGCGAATGTTTGTCAAACCGCCGGTTTCGAGCACCCGCGAACGAACGGATCTGCTTGTGCGGGCGGGCGAGCATATTCAGCTCAATGTGCTCAATGGCTCCGGCGCAGCCAATGTCGCACGCATTTACACCGATTTCCTGCGCGCCCGCAAGTTCGATGTCGTCTCAATGAGCAATTACAAGACAAGCACCATCGAGCACACCTATATCATCGACAAAGTCGGCGATTCGAGCGCATCGCATAAGATCGCATACGCACTCGGCATATCACCGGCGCGTATTATTGTCGAACCCGATTCCGAAGCGTTCGTCGATGCAGCCGTCGTGATCGGAAAAGATTTTTCAGCTACGAACCCATTGCGTTAA
- the rsfS gene encoding ribosome silencing factor → MAKTTASRSTKTTKKPAAKTAAPKKPRATSTAAKRPAPKRAKAVVDTQKQIAHVAALYTLEKKATDVKILDVRGITAITDFFIVCSASSDAQVKAIGENVIVKMREDHGLSPWKTEGWDALQWVILDFVDFVVHVFRESAREFYHLERLWADAPTETVEDVPAKKTRTTKKAS, encoded by the coding sequence ATGGCAAAAACAACAGCGTCACGTTCTACCAAGACAACGAAGAAACCGGCAGCAAAAACTGCCGCACCGAAGAAACCTCGCGCCACATCCACCGCAGCAAAACGACCGGCACCCAAACGAGCCAAGGCGGTAGTTGATACCCAGAAGCAGATCGCACACGTTGCCGCCCTGTATACACTGGAGAAGAAGGCGACCGACGTCAAGATTCTCGATGTGCGCGGGATCACGGCAATCACCGATTTCTTTATTGTCTGTTCCGCTTCGAGCGATGCACAAGTCAAAGCAATCGGCGAGAATGTCATCGTGAAAATGCGCGAGGATCATGGCCTCTCACCCTGGAAGACCGAGGGCTGGGACGCACTACAATGGGTGATTCTGGATTTTGTCGATTTCGTCGTACACGTCTTCCGCGAATCGGCGCGCGAGTTCTACCATCTCGAGCGCCTCTGGGCGGATGCACCGACAGAAACGGTTGAGGACGTACCCGCAAAGAAAACTCGCACCACCAAAAAAGCGTCATAA
- a CDS encoding MBL fold metallo-hydrolase yields the protein MLKLQFLGAAGQVTGSKYFVHSSTSRGILVDCGLFQGPKELREMNWTELPISTGNIGTVLITHAHLDHIGYLPRLVKHGYKGQILATEATIEIAGYVLRDSAHLQEEDAEHANKHHYARHRPALPLYVSEDAEAALTLFQEIKRGKKRILHDSVAAEYSNAGHILGSCSIRVEKRYDDRDPISILFSGDIGRRKPIYLKPRDPAPAADYIVCESTYGDRLHKDIPPLEELRDIVLEAVKTSSVLLIPAFAVDRTQELMFCLNTLMREGQLPDTLPVYVDSPMANGVTDIYDKFCDEHTFTQEELNEPDKNPLRFKSLRIVSTPEESKHLNDLNGPAVIISASGMATGGRIMHHLFHRLNQPDTMVLFTGFQAEETLGRVLIEGEKHVHIFGEQIEVKARVAKLNSFSGHADQSEILDWLRTVPNAPKTLFLTHGEDAARKVLKEKIESELGWTVVLPHIGDLVDLEA from the coding sequence ATGCTCAAATTGCAGTTTCTCGGAGCAGCCGGTCAAGTGACCGGCTCGAAGTATTTTGTCCATTCGAGTACGTCACGCGGTATCCTTGTCGATTGCGGACTGTTCCAGGGTCCCAAGGAACTCCGTGAAATGAACTGGACCGAACTGCCGATCTCGACCGGCAATATCGGCACGGTGCTCATCACGCATGCCCATCTCGATCATATCGGCTACCTTCCCCGCCTCGTCAAGCATGGCTATAAAGGCCAAATACTGGCGACCGAAGCAACGATCGAGATCGCGGGATATGTGCTTCGCGATTCGGCCCATCTTCAGGAAGAAGATGCGGAACATGCGAACAAGCATCATTACGCTCGTCACCGTCCTGCGCTTCCGCTCTATGTTTCGGAAGATGCAGAAGCGGCACTGACCCTCTTTCAAGAGATCAAGCGAGGAAAGAAACGAATCCTGCATGATAGCGTCGCCGCGGAGTATTCGAATGCAGGTCATATTCTCGGCTCGTGCTCAATCCGAGTTGAAAAGCGGTATGACGACCGTGATCCGATCAGCATTCTGTTCTCCGGTGATATCGGGCGGCGCAAGCCGATCTATCTAAAGCCTCGCGACCCGGCTCCGGCTGCCGACTACATCGTCTGCGAATCGACCTATGGTGACCGCCTCCACAAGGACATCCCGCCGCTCGAAGAATTGCGCGACATCGTTCTCGAAGCGGTCAAGACATCGAGTGTCCTGCTGATTCCTGCATTTGCTGTCGACCGGACACAAGAGTTGATGTTCTGCCTGAACACACTGATGCGCGAAGGTCAGCTGCCGGATACACTGCCGGTATACGTTGATAGTCCGATGGCAAACGGCGTTACGGATATTTACGACAAATTCTGTGACGAGCATACGTTTACCCAGGAAGAGCTGAACGAGCCGGATAAGAACCCGTTGCGTTTTAAGTCGCTTCGCATTGTTTCCACACCGGAGGAATCGAAGCACCTCAACGATTTGAATGGGCCGGCGGTAATTATCAGCGCCAGCGGGATGGCAACGGGCGGGCGCATTATGCACCATTTGTTCCACCGTCTGAATCAGCCGGATACCATGGTGCTCTTTACCGGCTTTCAGGCTGAAGAAACGCTCGGCCGTGTGCTGATCGAAGGGGAGAAACATGTGCATATCTTCGGTGAGCAGATCGAGGTCAAGGCACGAGTTGCAAAGCTCAACTCCTTTAGCGGCCATGCCGACCAAAGCGAGATCCTCGATTGGCTGCGGACCGTCCCAAACGCTCCAAAAACGCTGTTTCTGACACATGGTGAGGATGCTGCTCGAAAAGTACTCAAGGAGAAGATCGAATCCGAACTCGGGTGGACGGTTGTGCTTCCCCATATCGGCGACCTCGTGGATCTGGAAGCGTGA